The proteins below are encoded in one region of Clostridium estertheticum:
- a CDS encoding NYN domain-containing protein gives MEKDKKIAVLIDADNVSDKYIKYIIDEISNHGTPTYKRIYGDWTKPQLASWKNVLLNYSISPIQQYSYTTGKNSTDAALIIDAMDILYSNNVDGFCIVSSDSDFTKLAARLREAGMYVIGMGEKKTPTPFISACEKFKYLEVLASMAPKHTDVPSTKGTQAQEDLKGGMISSIKLVEAIKTIITEISDEDGWAFLGELGSTLNKRYPDFDTRNYGYTKLTPFVASLNIFEIRSTKTSNPSISLKYIRNKE, from the coding sequence ATGGAGAAAGATAAGAAAATTGCAGTTTTAATTGATGCTGATAATGTGTCTGATAAATATATAAAGTATATCATTGATGAAATCTCGAATCATGGGACACCTACTTATAAAAGAATTTATGGAGATTGGACTAAACCTCAACTAGCTTCATGGAAAAATGTATTGCTTAATTATTCTATAAGCCCAATACAACAATATAGCTATACAACAGGTAAAAATTCAACAGATGCAGCACTTATAATAGATGCTATGGATATACTTTATTCAAATAATGTTGATGGATTTTGTATAGTATCTAGTGATAGCGATTTTACTAAACTGGCAGCCAGGCTTCGGGAAGCTGGTATGTATGTTATTGGTATGGGAGAAAAGAAGACCCCTACGCCATTCATCTCTGCTTGTGAAAAGTTTAAGTATCTTGAAGTATTAGCATCTATGGCACCAAAACATACTGATGTACCTAGTACTAAGGGAACACAAGCTCAAGAAGATTTAAAGGGTGGTATGATAAGTTCTATTAAATTAGTAGAGGCTATTAAAACCATTATAACGGAGATTTCAGATGAAGATGGTTGGGCATTTTTAGGAGAATTAGGTAGTACTCTTAATAAGCGATATCCAGACTTTGATACTAGAAATTATGGTTATACAAAACTTACACCGTTTGTTGCATCTCTAAATATTTTTGAGATTAGGTCAACAAAAACTAGTAATCCAAGTATAAGTCTTAAATACATTAGAAACAAAGAGTAA
- a CDS encoding HD-GYP domain-containing protein encodes MLGKLLSFFRNKEVYHDIIESLVAALEAKDAYTSGHSQRVSDMAYKLSKGLGIKGVELQNIDISAHLHDIGKIGVPDKVLNKNGKLLPHEWEYIKMHPKIGFDILNKSKGLKSISENVLYHHERWDGKGYPKGLSGIDIPLGSRVIAVCDSIDAMTSVRPYRQAMGFEECIKEITINSGLMFDPVIVQYIEENIDTVRKFLEPKNTIF; translated from the coding sequence ATGCTTGGAAAATTATTATCTTTTTTTAGAAATAAAGAAGTATATCATGACATAATTGAAAGCTTAGTCGCAGCGCTTGAAGCCAAAGATGCTTATACGAGTGGTCATTCACAAAGAGTTTCAGATATGGCATATAAACTTTCAAAAGGTTTAGGAATAAAGGGGGTTGAACTTCAAAACATAGACATATCAGCTCATCTGCATGATATAGGAAAGATAGGAGTTCCAGACAAAGTTTTAAATAAAAATGGAAAATTATTGCCTCACGAGTGGGAATATATAAAGATGCATCCTAAAATAGGTTTTGATATTTTAAACAAATCAAAGGGATTAAAGTCTATAAGCGAAAATGTTCTCTATCATCATGAGAGGTGGGATGGTAAAGGATACCCAAAAGGACTATCTGGAATTGATATACCCCTCGGGTCAAGAGTAATTGCAGTATGTGATTCTATTGATGCTATGACGTCTGTAAGGCCTTATAGACAGGCTATGGGGTTTGAAGAGTGTATTAAAGAAATTACTATTAATTCGGGTTTAATGTTTGATCCTGTGATAGTCCAATATATTGAAGAAAATATAGATACAGTAAGAAAATTTTTAGAGCCTAAAAACACTATATTCTAG
- a CDS encoding ABC transporter permease translates to MEGIVKLSISHFLLIYLLLIIVLLIMKKSKVTQTKLLLVASLRMTIQLIIVGYILQYVFSNPNPLFTVFFLIIMITFSIHRVITSRKDLNNNFKIAIGISLTFSGLFVLIFFVTVVVGKSIFNPQYTIPLAGMIIGNAMTGVNIAIKTFMDDISKEKNKINTLLNLGVDPKNILKPFANNAFETALIPTINSMLGMGIIFLPGMMTGQMLSGTLPTTAIMYQIAIMIAICTSVCVTVFLSLNLGYKSLYNTKKQFLEI, encoded by the coding sequence ATGGAGGGTATTGTAAAACTAAGTATTTCCCACTTTCTGCTTATTTATTTACTATTAATTATAGTACTTTTAATTATGAAAAAATCAAAAGTTACTCAAACAAAACTTCTTTTAGTTGCAAGTTTAAGAATGACAATTCAGCTTATAATTGTTGGTTACATACTTCAATATGTCTTCAGTAATCCCAATCCCTTATTTACTGTATTTTTTTTAATAATTATGATAACATTTTCTATACATCGAGTAATTACAAGTAGAAAAGACTTAAACAATAATTTTAAAATTGCAATTGGGATTTCTTTAACATTTTCTGGACTTTTTGTTCTAATCTTCTTTGTCACAGTAGTTGTTGGTAAATCTATATTTAACCCCCAATACACCATACCACTGGCTGGTATGATTATTGGTAACGCTATGACCGGAGTAAACATTGCAATAAAAACCTTCATGGATGATATAAGCAAAGAAAAGAATAAAATTAATACTTTACTAAATTTAGGTGTGGACCCCAAAAATATATTGAAGCCATTCGCTAATAATGCTTTCGAAACAGCATTAATTCCTACAATAAACTCAATGCTCGGAATGGGTATAATCTTTTTACCAGGAATGATGACTGGTCAAATGCTCTCTGGTACATTACCTACTACAGCAATTATGTACCAAATAGCTATTATGATTGCAATTTGTACTTCTGTTTGTGTAACAGTTTTTCTATCCTTAAACTTAGGGTATAAGTCTTTGTATAATACTAAAAAACAATTTTTAGAAATTTGA
- the ygiD gene encoding 4,5-DOPA dioxygenase extradiol: protein MNKKMPVLFIGHGSPMNAVLNNEYTEAIRKSTQNIPKPEAILVISAHWETEGTFITSSDEPEQIYDFYGFPDELYNLKYNPTGSRKYAQIVAEELKDSNVMLTEKWGLDHGAWAVLTHLYPKADIPVFQMSLNKLGDEQYHYDLGRKLSKLREKGILIIGSGDIVHNLGIMDYDMNATPFEWASEFDNYICDAIINRKHDNIINYQKIGKSAKLSVPTKEHYLPLLYIAGIQDEEDEVNFIYKGIQHSSMSMTSIKIG, encoded by the coding sequence ATGAATAAAAAAATGCCAGTATTATTTATTGGGCACGGAAGTCCTATGAATGCAGTACTAAATAATGAATATACAGAGGCTATACGTAAATCAACTCAAAATATACCAAAGCCAGAAGCTATTTTAGTAATTTCGGCCCATTGGGAGACTGAGGGTACATTTATTACATCATCAGATGAACCTGAGCAGATTTATGATTTTTATGGCTTTCCAGATGAACTATATAATCTTAAATATAATCCTACTGGATCTAGAAAATATGCACAGATTGTAGCTGAGGAACTTAAGGATTCGAATGTAATGCTAACAGAAAAATGGGGACTGGACCATGGTGCTTGGGCTGTACTTACACATTTGTATCCTAAGGCTGATATACCAGTATTCCAAATGAGTCTGAATAAATTAGGGGATGAACAGTATCATTATGATCTTGGTAGAAAACTTTCGAAACTTCGTGAAAAAGGAATTTTAATAATAGGAAGTGGAGATATTGTGCATAATTTAGGAATAATGGACTATGATATGAATGCAACTCCATTTGAATGGGCGTCTGAATTCGATAATTACATTTGTGATGCTATTATAAATAGAAAGCATGATAATATTATAAATTATCAAAAAATAGGGAAAAGTGCCAAGTTATCTGTACCTACAAAGGAACACTATTTACCATTACTCTATATAGCTGGAATACAGGATGAAGAAGATGAAGTTAATTTTATATATAAGGGTATACAACATAGTTCTATGTCTATGACAAGTATAAAAATAGGATGA
- the gndA gene encoding NADP-dependent phosphogluconate dehydrogenase → MKKQQFGVLGIAVMGKNLALNVESRGISVCVYSRNRNTIDEFLIEAKGKNIKGAYSIEEFVNSLETPRKILIMIKAGLPVDETIDKLIPYISKGDILIDGGNSYFMDTIRRSTKLEELGFKFIGTGVSGGEEGALKGPAIMPGGELDAYKIVEPIFTAISAKVDGEPCSTYIGTNGAGHYVKMVHNGIEYGDMQLICEAYALLKGVAGLTNDEIHDVFEQWNKGELNSYLIEITSDIFAQKDNETGEYMVDIILDKAGQKGTGKWTSQSALDLAVPIPTITEAVFARCMSSLKDERIYASSILKGPDVKFKGDKKGFIEAVRRALYTSKICSYAQGFALMRAASKEYNWDLKYGKIAKIFRGGCIIRAQFLNKINEAYENDENLNNLMLDSYFSNIINSYQKDLRYVITTAVNLGVPVPSFSSALTYYDSYRSANLPANLLQAQRDYFGAHTFERIDKDGTFHHEWISEMK, encoded by the coding sequence ATGAAAAAACAACAATTTGGAGTTTTAGGTATAGCTGTCATGGGCAAAAACCTGGCATTAAATGTTGAGAGCAGAGGAATATCTGTTTGCGTATATTCAAGGAATAGAAATACCATAGATGAATTTTTAATAGAGGCAAAAGGGAAAAATATAAAGGGGGCATATTCTATTGAGGAATTCGTAAATTCTTTAGAAACTCCAAGAAAAATATTAATTATGATTAAAGCAGGATTACCTGTTGATGAAACTATAGATAAATTAATACCTTATATATCAAAGGGTGATATATTAATCGATGGCGGTAATTCGTATTTTATGGATACAATACGTAGAAGCACGAAACTTGAAGAGTTAGGGTTTAAGTTTATAGGAACTGGAGTTTCAGGTGGAGAAGAAGGAGCTTTAAAAGGACCAGCAATTATGCCTGGGGGAGAACTGGATGCTTATAAAATAGTTGAACCTATCTTCACGGCTATATCTGCAAAGGTAGATGGAGAACCTTGCTCTACGTATATTGGAACAAATGGGGCTGGACATTATGTGAAAATGGTCCACAATGGTATAGAATATGGGGATATGCAACTTATTTGTGAGGCTTACGCACTCCTAAAAGGGGTAGCAGGGCTAACAAATGATGAAATTCATGATGTTTTTGAGCAGTGGAACAAAGGGGAACTTAATAGCTATTTAATAGAAATAACTAGTGACATATTTGCTCAAAAAGATAATGAAACAGGGGAGTATATGGTTGATATTATTCTAGATAAAGCAGGTCAAAAGGGAACAGGAAAATGGACTAGTCAAAGTGCTCTAGATCTTGCAGTTCCTATACCTACAATAACTGAGGCTGTTTTTGCACGATGTATGTCATCATTAAAAGATGAAAGAATATATGCAAGTAGTATTTTAAAAGGACCGGATGTTAAATTTAAAGGGGATAAAAAAGGTTTTATAGAAGCTGTAAGAAGGGCCCTTTATACAAGCAAAATATGTTCATATGCTCAAGGATTTGCACTTATGAGGGCTGCATCAAAAGAGTATAATTGGGATCTTAAATATGGAAAAATAGCTAAAATATTTAGAGGTGGTTGTATAATTCGTGCGCAATTCCTTAACAAAATAAATGAAGCATATGAAAACGATGAAAATCTTAACAACTTAATGCTAGATTCATATTTTAGTAATATCATTAATAGTTATCAAAAGGACTTACGATATGTAATAACAACAGCAGTAAATTTGGGAGTACCAGTACCATCATTTTCAAGTGCTTTAACATACTATGACAGTTATAGAAGTGCAAATCTTCCAGCAAACTTGCTTCAGGCGCAGAGGGATTATTTTGGAGCTCATACATTTGAAAGAATAGATAAAGACGGAACATTCCATCATGAATGGATAAGTGAAATGAAATAG
- a CDS encoding GntR family transcriptional regulator, which translates to MQIAQTIEDKVLKGIFKEETAIPSTTEISVKYKINPATVAKGFNLLVDEGIIYKKRGVGMFVVAGSKEKLIGIRKEKFYENYIVSLIEEAKKLNISSSDIVKMIEGGI; encoded by the coding sequence ATGCAGATTGCTCAAACTATTGAGGATAAAGTTCTTAAAGGAATATTCAAGGAAGAAACGGCTATTCCATCTACAACAGAAATATCTGTTAAGTATAAGATAAACCCGGCTACTGTAGCTAAAGGATTTAATTTACTTGTAGATGAGGGGATTATATATAAAAAGAGGGGTGTAGGTATGTTTGTTGTAGCTGGGAGTAAAGAAAAATTAATTGGCATAAGAAAAGAAAAATTTTATGAAAATTATATAGTTTCTTTAATAGAAGAAGCAAAGAAATTAAATATTTCAAGTAGTGATATTGTTAAAATGATCGAAGGGGGGATTTAA
- a CDS encoding cation diffusion facilitator family transporter codes for MEEKYNNLKIAERGARISIIAYIVLSALKLGIGYLSSSKGLTADGLNNTTDIVSSLAVLIGLKISRKPADDDHLYGHFRAETMASLIASLIMIVVGLNVLYNAANSIIFFKAQVPDLRAAIVGIICAVAIYFVYRYNKKIAIQINSSGLMAAAKDNLSDAWVGIGTSVGIIASQFGLPWVDPLAAVLVGILIVKTGWDILREATLNLTDGFDKEQLDNIIECINEVSRVRKVKDVRARVNGNNVFLDIIVIVSADLSVVEGHNITEEIEGKLGSELNITEAVVHVEPEIKSDQDGVE; via the coding sequence ATGGAAGAAAAATACAATAATTTGAAAATTGCAGAAAGAGGCGCTCGTATAAGTATTATTGCTTATATAGTACTCTCTGCATTAAAGCTAGGAATTGGATATTTATCTAGTTCAAAGGGTCTAACGGCAGATGGACTAAATAATACAACAGATATAGTTTCTTCACTAGCTGTATTAATTGGATTAAAAATATCGAGAAAGCCAGCTGATGATGATCATCTTTATGGTCATTTTAGAGCGGAGACTATGGCATCACTTATTGCCTCCTTAATTATGATAGTTGTAGGTCTGAATGTTTTATATAATGCAGCCAATTCTATTATCTTCTTTAAAGCGCAGGTTCCAGACTTAAGGGCAGCTATAGTTGGTATTATTTGTGCTGTAGCAATATATTTTGTCTACCGATATAATAAAAAGATTGCTATTCAAATAAATAGTTCAGGGCTTATGGCTGCTGCTAAAGATAATCTTTCGGATGCCTGGGTCGGTATAGGTACATCTGTAGGCATTATTGCTTCTCAATTTGGATTGCCTTGGGTAGATCCACTAGCTGCAGTTCTAGTCGGCATATTAATTGTAAAGACTGGTTGGGATATTTTAAGGGAGGCAACACTTAACTTAACAGATGGTTTCGATAAGGAACAATTAGATAATATAATTGAATGCATAAATGAGGTTTCAAGAGTTAGAAAGGTTAAGGATGTCAGGGCTCGCGTTAATGGAAACAATGTTTTTCTTGATATAATAGTAATAGTTAGTGCAGACTTAAGTGTAGTTGAAGGCCACAATATCACGGAAGAAATTGAAGGGAAATTAGGAAGTGAACTTAATATTACTGAAGCAGTGGTCCATGTAGAACCGGAAATTAAATCAGATCAAGATGGTGTAGAATAA
- a CDS encoding ABC transporter ATP-binding protein: protein MGTIKLLNVSKRYGDTFALDNISLTIEENKIYGLLGRNGAGKTTLLNIINNRIFSDKGVISIDGKTLSDDKNALGNIYFMTEQNLYPQAMKVKELFKWSKEFYPKFDMVYALELSKKFELNINKRVKELSTGYASICKIINTMASGAEILMFDEPVLGLDANHRELFYKELMESYIEKPKTIILSTHIIEEVSHLLERIVIIKDGKIINDENVEELLTKCYNVSGLNKNIDEYIKDKNCLSVDEMASFKSAVISGINGDAQKIEQKKLGLEVSKVELQKLFIDLTNNGGIK from the coding sequence GTGGGTACAATAAAGCTTTTAAATGTAAGTAAAAGATATGGGGATACTTTTGCATTAGATAATATATCATTAACTATAGAAGAAAACAAAATATATGGATTACTCGGAAGAAATGGAGCTGGAAAGACAACTCTTTTAAATATTATAAATAACAGGATTTTTTCAGATAAAGGTGTTATTTCTATAGATGGTAAAACTTTATCAGATGATAAAAATGCTTTAGGTAATATATATTTTATGACAGAACAAAATCTATATCCACAAGCTATGAAAGTAAAGGAACTATTTAAGTGGAGCAAAGAATTTTATCCAAAGTTTGATATGGTATATGCATTAGAACTTTCTAAAAAGTTCGAATTAAATATAAATAAAAGGGTTAAGGAATTATCAACGGGATACGCTTCTATTTGCAAAATTATAAATACAATGGCATCAGGTGCAGAAATCTTAATGTTCGATGAGCCAGTTTTAGGACTAGATGCTAATCATAGAGAATTATTTTACAAAGAACTTATGGAAAGTTATATAGAGAAGCCTAAAACTATTATATTATCTACTCATATTATTGAAGAAGTATCACATTTATTAGAAAGGATAGTTATTATTAAGGATGGTAAAATAATTAATGATGAAAATGTTGAAGAATTACTAACTAAATGCTATAACGTATCTGGATTAAATAAGAATATAGATGAGTATATTAAAGATAAAAATTGTTTAAGCGTAGATGAAATGGCATCTTTTAAATCAGCAGTTATAAGTGGAATAAATGGAGATGCGCAAAAGATAGAACAGAAAAAACTAGGACTAGAAGTATCAAAAGTTGAACTCCAAAAACTATTTATAGATTTGACGAATAATGGGGGTATAAAATAA
- a CDS encoding AI-2E family transporter codes for MKDKLDKKYLECVLYVVLGATLIFISYNVVFNFKVLFTNTIGIINAITSIISPLIVGCIIAYLLYPLSKIINTFLVKSLKLKYKPHLISILLTYLVVILLVVILIYSMYAMIGGQISSNQTLSVMFATITDYIKRYNELFDYINSKITQSGLSLDIKGYLSQAITQVYSYLSVSINSIIMLFAGIGNILVNSFIGLFISFYLLKDHDFFKMIYINSVGLIMRERKFNSFNKTLFEINDIISSFIRGQLLDGLIVGLISSIGLSVIGLDFAFLIGLTAGIANIIPYVGPLIGCIPAIIIGLLSPNPIMAVWAVLLLLAVQQLDSAVISPKVVGDSMGLHPIFVIMAITIGGSIAGIMGMLLSVPIAGIIKLFIMKIITRHSELGNMKDK; via the coding sequence TTGAAAGACAAGTTAGATAAAAAGTATCTTGAATGCGTATTATATGTTGTGCTAGGGGCAACCCTAATATTTATAAGTTATAATGTAGTCTTTAATTTCAAAGTATTATTTACAAATACCATTGGTATAATAAATGCTATAACTTCAATTATATCGCCACTTATTGTTGGTTGTATAATTGCTTATCTACTATATCCGTTATCAAAGATTATAAATACTTTTTTAGTTAAGTCATTAAAACTCAAATATAAGCCACATTTGATAAGCATTCTGCTAACATATTTAGTAGTGATTTTATTGGTTGTTATACTTATTTATAGTATGTATGCAATGATTGGTGGACAAATTAGTAGCAATCAAACCTTATCGGTCATGTTTGCAACTATAACTGATTATATAAAACGATATAATGAACTCTTTGATTATATTAATAGCAAAATTACTCAGAGTGGTCTTTCACTTGATATAAAGGGGTATTTATCTCAAGCTATAACCCAAGTATATTCCTATTTATCGGTCTCTATAAATAGTATTATTATGTTATTTGCAGGTATAGGCAATATTCTTGTGAATAGTTTTATTGGCCTATTTATTTCTTTTTATTTGTTAAAGGACCATGATTTTTTTAAGATGATTTATATAAATTCTGTGGGACTTATAATGAGAGAAAGAAAGTTTAATAGCTTTAATAAAACTCTATTTGAAATTAATGATATTATATCTAGCTTTATAAGAGGGCAATTGCTTGATGGTTTAATAGTTGGCTTAATTAGCAGTATTGGACTATCCGTTATAGGACTTGATTTTGCTTTTCTCATAGGGTTAACAGCAGGTATTGCTAATATCATTCCTTATGTTGGTCCACTAATTGGTTGTATTCCAGCCATTATTATTGGTCTTCTTAGTCCAAATCCAATTATGGCTGTATGGGCGGTTCTATTACTACTTGCAGTTCAGCAACTTGATAGTGCTGTTATATCACCAAAAGTTGTAGGAGATAGTATGGGGCTTCATCCAATATTCGTAATTATGGCAATAACAATAGGGGGTTCAATAGCAGGTATAATGGGAATGCTTTTATCTGTACCTATTGCTGGTATAATAAAATTATTTATAATGAAAATTATAACAAGGCATTCAGAGCTTGGAAACATGAAAGATAAGTAG
- a CDS encoding alanine racemase, producing MNKKAYSDITYPILEINLKKIYENVKGMVDLCNTQGISIAGVVKGFNAIPEVSMQFVNAGCTYIASSRMDQIIKLKEYGLNKPFMMLRIPMFSEIKKLVEFAQVSLNSEMETLNMIQKECELQGKKHKVILMIDLGDLREGVYDQEEVINLATHVENHLKNVELYGIGTNLGCYGAIVPTIENLGRLCNIAEIIESKINRRLDIISGGATSSLPLIIDGKMPKRINNLRLGEGILLAEDLEKFWGYDMKYMHKDTFVLKAQIVEIKNKPTHPIGEVFIDAFGTKPIYEDNGIRKRALLAVGKQDFGLHDKLIPQKQGVKIIGSSSDHLIVDIEECDIEPKLGDILGFLMYYPPMMYLTENPSIPKVFI from the coding sequence ATGAATAAAAAAGCTTATTCAGATATTACATATCCAATACTTGAAATAAACCTAAAAAAAATATATGAAAACGTTAAAGGCATGGTAGACTTATGTAACACCCAAGGTATAAGTATTGCTGGAGTAGTTAAGGGGTTTAATGCAATACCAGAGGTATCTATGCAATTCGTAAATGCAGGATGCACATATATAGCAAGTTCAAGAATGGATCAAATAATTAAACTAAAGGAATATGGGTTAAATAAGCCTTTTATGATGCTTAGAATTCCAATGTTTAGCGAAATAAAAAAACTAGTTGAATTTGCACAGGTTAGTTTAAATTCTGAGATGGAGACACTTAATATGATCCAAAAGGAATGTGAATTGCAAGGGAAAAAGCATAAGGTAATATTAATGATTGACCTCGGAGATTTAAGAGAAGGGGTATATGACCAAGAGGAAGTTATTAACTTAGCAACGCACGTAGAAAACCATCTTAAAAATGTTGAATTGTATGGGATTGGAACAAACCTAGGTTGTTATGGGGCTATAGTTCCAACAATTGAAAATTTAGGAAGACTTTGCAATATTGCTGAAATAATTGAAAGTAAAATAAATAGAAGACTTGATATAATTTCTGGAGGTGCTACAAGTTCGCTGCCGTTAATAATAGATGGTAAAATGCCTAAGAGAATAAATAATTTAAGATTAGGTGAAGGAATATTATTAGCAGAGGATTTAGAGAAATTCTGGGGATATGATATGAAGTATATGCATAAGGATACCTTTGTATTAAAGGCACAGATTGTTGAAATAAAAAATAAACCTACACATCCTATTGGGGAAGTATTTATTGATGCTTTTGGGACGAAACCAATTTATGAGGATAACGGTATAAGGAAAAGAGCACTACTTGCAGTGGGAAAACAGGATTTTGGATTACATGATAAGCTAATTCCACAAAAACAAGGTGTTAAAATTATAGGAAGCAGTTCTGATCACTTAATTGTAGACATTGAAGAGTGCGATATAGAACCTAAATTAGGAGACATACTTGGCTTTTTAATGTATTACCCACCAATGATGTATTTAACTGAAAACCCTAGCATCCCAAAGGTTTTTATATAA
- a CDS encoding ABC transporter ATP-binding protein: MNEPLFEASKLIYNSNLTYNDIKIKKGKINFIVGESGSGKSTFLKLLNQSINGDSGELLYKGLSIDTYEPINLRREVSLVSQEPFLFNESIMDNFKTFYSLRQKAMPSSDYINYITQLCCVNVSLDQNASTLSGGERQRVYISIFLSLCPKVILLDEPTSALDEITGHRVMKNIIDFCKTKNIEIVIVSHNKTIVEEFCENKIEIIKEV; the protein is encoded by the coding sequence ATGAATGAACCATTATTTGAGGCAAGTAAACTTATATACAATAGCAATCTAACTTACAATGATATAAAAATTAAAAAAGGCAAAATTAATTTTATTGTTGGAGAAAGCGGCTCTGGCAAAAGCACCTTTTTAAAGTTATTAAATCAATCTATTAATGGAGATTCTGGTGAATTATTATATAAAGGGCTTTCAATTGACACATACGAGCCCATTAATTTACGTCGCGAAGTAAGCCTAGTTTCTCAAGAGCCTTTTCTTTTTAATGAAAGCATAATGGACAATTTCAAAACTTTTTATTCATTAAGACAAAAAGCTATGCCTAGCAGTGATTACATAAATTACATAACTCAGCTTTGTTGCGTAAATGTTTCCCTAGACCAAAATGCCTCTACCCTTTCTGGTGGAGAACGTCAAAGAGTTTATATATCAATTTTTTTATCATTATGTCCAAAAGTTATATTGCTAGATGAACCAACATCAGCTTTAGATGAAATAACTGGGCACAGGGTAATGAAAAATATAATAGATTTCTGCAAGACTAAAAATATTGAAATCGTAATTGTAAGCCACAATAAAACTATAGTTGAAGAATTTTGTGAAAATAAAATTGAAATAATTAAGGAGGTGTAA
- a CDS encoding helix-turn-helix transcriptional regulator gives MKNLLNHTELALNIGNNNLETSINIYTTKINVFLSSSNNTNELKKLLYSINIFIYTYFCNNPSINLEDLCYQNLKLMDTHHIKDDLISVGEQIIKSYIEILHKGKPISENKIIKHALSYIHSNIEKKITLEKVANHVHISSNYLCYLFKESTGFKFCEYINICRTNAAKDFLDNTSYPLEMISFKSGFNSQSHFCTTFKKYMGVSPNGFRKREH, from the coding sequence ATGAAAAATTTACTCAACCACACAGAACTTGCTCTAAACATCGGAAACAACAACTTAGAAACTTCAATTAACATATACACAACCAAGATAAATGTTTTTTTATCTTCATCAAATAACACAAATGAATTAAAAAAATTACTTTATTCAATTAATATCTTTATATACACCTATTTTTGCAATAACCCTTCAATAAACCTGGAGGATTTATGTTATCAAAATCTTAAGCTTATGGATACTCATCATATTAAAGATGACTTAATTTCCGTAGGAGAACAAATAATTAAAAGCTACATTGAGATTTTGCATAAGGGTAAACCAATATCTGAGAATAAAATCATAAAACATGCTTTGAGCTACATTCACTCAAATATTGAAAAAAAGATAACTCTAGAAAAAGTTGCAAACCATGTTCATATCAGTAGCAACTATCTATGTTATCTTTTTAAAGAGAGTACTGGATTCAAATTTTGCGAGTACATAAATATATGCAGAACTAATGCAGCAAAAGATTTCTTAGACAACACTTCTTATCCACTAGAAATGATTTCTTTTAAATCTGGATTTAATAGTCAAAGTCATTTTTGCACCACTTTCAAAAAATATATGGGTGTCTCCCCTAATGGATTTAGAAAAAGGGAGCATTAA